In Leptospira levettii, the genomic window TGTACAGAATGTGGTTCCTTCCAAATGGTTCGAAACGGAGCCTGTCTCAAGTGTATCTCTTGTGGGTCCACGACAGGTTGTTCCTAAACCCGAATCCAACTACCATCTAGTTTGTAAAAACTAGATGGTGAATCTACATGAGACCTAAAAAAAAAGGGTCACAGTAGGATCTAACAAAAAACAAAAAGGGACTGATGTTTCAGTCCTTTTTTTTTGCCACCACGTGTTTTCAATAGAAAGGAAAGTTTGATTCGTATCTAGATGATCGTTTTAGGGATACAAAACTTTTGATGAAGTTTAAGGAGTAGGTGCCGGTTCAATCGAACCTTCTTCTGGTTTTGGTGCCGCTCCGCCTAATTGGTTTAAGTTGGGAAGATCCACTTTTGGAGAAGAAAAAGTACCACGAACTGGGATACAAGTTTTGCCTGCTTCTTGTGGTAATAAAGCTACCATCCCAACTAAATCTTGCCTTTCTTGTGCAAATTTTTCGGTTAAGGAAAAACATACTTTTAGATCCAATTGAGAAAACGAAATGGTATCAGACAAACGAACGACACCTTGGAATTGGAATTTTGCTAGATTGGAATCAAGACTTCCTCTTTCAATGAGAAGTTTTCCTGATCGAATTTTAAAGAGTAAATTTGCTCGTTTGATATCGGTTCCTTTTAAAGATCCCAAAAAAGGGATGTCCATCGATTCTTTGATTTTGCCACCAGCTAGAGTAATTTCCCCTTCCCCATTCCATTTGGTAATTTTTTCGTCTAACGGCGACAAACGGATGGGCAAATCTAAGGTTTGAATTCCAATCGAAAGATCACTCCCTTCATAACTAAAATACCCTATATTAATATCCCCTTCCAATCGGGACTGCAAAATTCCAAGTACCGAAACACCGAGGCTCACTTCTTCCGCTTTTAAAGATGTTCCCGTGGGAAAACTAACAACAAAACTATCAAAAGACTTCCTACCAATCATGGGAAAATGGATTTCTTTCGCATCCATTAAGATTCCCGTTTCTTTGCCAGTTTTAATTAGGACAGACCTGACAATTTCATTGAGAGGGAAAATAAAAATCGTAAACAAAAGAAAGGAAACAAATGATATTGCAACGAGTGTGAGAATTTGTTTTCGATTTACCTTCGAATGTTCTTCATCAGAATCTTCATCAAAAAGTTCACTATCCTCTTCCAGTAATGATTCTTGAATGGCAACATCATCATCTAAATCAAAGTCTTCTTCCAATTCGTTTTCTTTCGCCATTTTTATTTACCTTTCGACAAACGACTATACGATGATACTTTTAAATTGACATCATAGATTTCTTTTTCTGCAAATGGTTTCCGAAAACTAAGTAGGTCTACTTTTGCTTGGATTTGTTTGTTTTTTTCGATGTCGTAAACCAGTTTAATGATATCTTGTAATAAAACAGAACGAAAGGATACATCAATTGTAATTTTGTTATAGTCCTTTTGGATGACATTACTTGTATCCTTCATGGTTTGCACTTTGTCTTTCAAATTGTATCGAACTAAAATTTGATCGAGTTTAGAATACATAACACTTACGTCTTCTTCACTGCCACCTGATTGTAACCCACGTAAATAATTGTATTCTCGTATCACTCGGTCGAGTTCACCCGCTTGTGATCTTGTTTCGAAAATCTCATCGGATAATCGATTTCTTAAATCGGATAACAAGGTCACAATTGTATAAACACCAAGTAGTGACACAAAACTAATCAGTCCAATCACAAGGACTCGTTCTCTATCATTCAAACGATCAAACATTAAGGTTCATCCTTTGGTGTCACAACATC contains:
- the gspN gene encoding type II secretion system protein GspN, giving the protein MAKENELEEDFDLDDDVAIQESLLEEDSELFDEDSDEEHSKVNRKQILTLVAISFVSFLLFTIFIFPLNEIVRSVLIKTGKETGILMDAKEIHFPMIGRKSFDSFVVSFPTGTSLKAEEVSLGVSVLGILQSRLEGDINIGYFSYEGSDLSIGIQTLDLPIRLSPLDEKITKWNGEGEITLAGGKIKESMDIPFLGSLKGTDIKRANLLFKIRSGKLLIERGSLDSNLAKFQFQGVVRLSDTISFSQLDLKVCFSLTEKFAQERQDLVGMVALLPQEAGKTCIPVRGTFSSPKVDLPNLNQLGGAAPKPEEGSIEPAPTP